The genomic DNA TGAAGAATTGCTTCCACCTTCTCAGGGCCATCCCCATGCAACTGGCTCAGCTGGGACACACAGGCCTGCGCAAGCTCCCAGTCTCCATGCTGTACGCACTCGcggaaaaacccaaaaagctGCTCCAGGGAGACTGCTTCTTCATTTCCAAAAGCATGCATCTTCCCAGGACAAGCAGGTGACTCTGGGTAGGGTAACACATGCAGATGCCGTAAGGGCACGCTGGGGCACCACCTCCGACTTCTTTGCACTTGACAGCATGCCCTGGATAGGGACAGGCAGAGAGCCCAGGCCAGGCCTCTGGGGCCTTCTGCCTACACGGGCAGGGACAAGCGGAGAGCCCAGGCCAGGCCTCTGGGGCCTTCTGCCCacaggggcagggacaggcgGAGAGCCCAGGCCATGCTTCGGGGGGCTCCTGCCCAACAAGGAAGCCCCGCGGGCTGACAAGGTGGCTGCCGCTCAGCCGTGACCACCGCGCCGCGGGCGCTCCGCCTGGGGGAGCCCAGCCCAGTGGCCCGCCCGGTGCTCCCGCCGCTGCACGACCCCCAGGCCGCCCGTCCCGGCGAGGAGGGACTGTCTTTGCGGGCGACGGCGGCCACTCGCCCCAGGCCGCGCGCTCTGCCGCGCACCCGCCCGCAGCCTCGCCCTCCTCCGCAAAGTCTGTCCCGGCTCGGCGGCCCCCGGGGCCCATCCTTGCGCGGCCGGCATTACCTGGCGGGGCAGGACGCGGTCACTCCGGCAGCGCCGGGCTCTACTGCACAGTTCCGGCACCACCACGCCTCGGCGTCGCCATCTTGGGCACCGCCTCAGCTGACCACGCCCGCCCATTGGCCGAGCTGCGGCAGAATGTAAATAAATCGCCATTTTTCTTTGGAGCGCTTGACACCGCCTCGGGAATCCAGGCGGCGCAAGCACCGCCCTCCACGCTAACCACGCCCACCTCCGCCCACCGACACGCCCCACTGCCTCCTATTACCACACGCCGGCTCCGCCCCGTGCTTGGGCCTCTCGTGGTTCTGATTGGCTGCCGCCCGAAGCTCCGCCCCGTGGCGCGCAGCGGGACCGCCTCGCGGCGGCACTTCACGACAGCGGCTGTGCCGTGTGAGGGGCTAGCGGGAAGTCATTGATCTGTCGGAGGGGAGGGTATATGGGCGTGTGTTACATACACctgtatacacacacagagagagaggTGTATGTACAGGGGTGTATACGTATATGTGTATAACCCTGTATGTATAGCTCTCTCTATAGGTCTATATAGGGATATGAGTTACATAGGTATTTGCTCCTTTAACAGAGGCGCAAAATGgtatcaaaataaataaacaacgTGTAATTTGTATGTATTACATATACAAATACAAAGTGCAGCCATGCACGTAATTTTGAATACTTATGTAAAAGCACGTAGCTGCTAATTTCAGTAATGTGCCAGTACAGGCATAGCTACAGACATAGGCTTGCCAGGCACTGGGGTGCAGGGTGGCGGGGCCCGGATATTGCAGCCCCCCTGCCCTCTCACCCACACCGGCCCTGTGTTATTTGTGAGCTTCGCCCGGGGGACAAGGCAAGGAGGGCTGTGACTCAGCTGCTTGGCTGGGTGGTGTCCAGCCAGTGTTCGGCAGAGATAAGCCTCCCCCCAACATCCTCCCTTTATTCcgggctttttgtttttgtccTGACACATAAAAACTCCTTCAGGGACTGCTGCGGCAGAGGCAAGTGTAAGAGGCAGAGCGGTGATGATGGAGGAAAGGTATCCCAAAGTAAGTTACCAAGTGAGTCCCCAGGGCTCCTGAACAGAAAATGTGGGAAGGGGGCTATGTCCATGTGCACGGGCTGGGACCTGCCAATAAACCATGTAAGATGCCGCAGGAGTTTTTACCATTACCTCCTGTGGCATCCTGAGTACTTTTCACTGGTACTGACAACTCAATGTTGGCAGAGAAATGGCGCGTGGGTAGTCATGCCTCTGAACTCATCTCAGCCATGCTGGAGGAGCTGTAAGTGCTGAAACCACGCGGTCGTCATTCGATCTATTCAGTTCTGATTCCCTGTGTCTTCAATGATGGCACTTACTATGGTGCAGCTCTGCGCAAACAATTTCTCAGAATGCGTTTTCAGTTTGGGGTATTATTTTGTATCTTGTCTCTTGTGTAGGCAAAGAAGGAGCTTTAGTGGAACCCAGTGGTTCCAGTGGAATCCAGTGGGACCCAGGATGAGGATGAAATTTATTTAACCTAGAATATTAACCTAGAATATTTTATGCTTACTACCTGCTCTTCAATTGCTTTATCCAGTTTAAAGTATCTCCTTATAGTCGGGCTCCTTACTTGAGGAGCTGCTCCCTCACGTAAGACATCTCAGGTGGCTaacgttttctttttttataacatTCTAACATACCTGCTGGAGCCACCAGCTCACTTCTGCAAGGGTAAATGTACTTTACTAAAAATCAGCagttttgctgtaatttttgaagttgttggggttttttaaattaatttcttccaatATTGGCCTTGTTAGGAATTAGAGATTTATTAATATATCTGTGACTCTGTAAAGGTGGCTGGATGTAAATATCAAGgtgggaaaataaattaagatcATCTTAGCAGAAGATATAACTATTATACTGAAATTAGGAAACAGAGTataggcaaaatattttttaccttAAATTTGCGTTTCTGTTAGCAAGCTGGCattcaataatttaaaaatgtaacattggttatattttccaaaatttaaaaataagtatgaaATACCCATAGCAACTTACACTTGAATGGAAGCCCATTTGCTGTGAACAGAAGTCCTTGAGTTTCCATGCTGgtgtagtgtttctcatagtCAAAATACTAAACCATGCATACATTGTGCAGGTCTTCTAGCaaaaaaaatgtctgaatttTTACCTTGGAACACTGGAATGATAAAGCACTTTTTATCTAAAATAGGGTCTTCTGTGCATTGCCTTGGAATATTATCAGTGTTACACAAATTGCTAATAATGCTTAGTGCTTTATAGCAGCTTCTTTCTAAGTGACTGCACAGGGACTGATTACATGCTACAGTGCAGTACTCTgccatttgcattttaaagccatttctgAAACTGAAGTCTCAAAACGTCCCCATCACTTGTTTCCGAgctctctcttttatttttccatgtcaGCCATTGCACATATTAGTTTTTCCACTGACCATTGAAGCTGTTAGAGAATTACTTGGAGCAAGTAAATGTAGCTCTGATCTTTGGGTAGAATTTGCAACTACAGGTCTCTGTGAATGGCACACCAGTAGATCCACCGAGAAGCCATCTTCTGGTCTTTGAAAAAATGATGGGGACCTGTGTGACTGGGATCACCTGTGAGGACATGGTTGCGTTTCTGTCAAAATGGGGCGGCAGTGCAGCCTCTACACTGGCTTTGTACTCTTATGGCAGAGGCTACCTGGCGCAGCATAAAGCCTGCTGCTGGTATCCAGTTAGCCTACCAAAATCTGTTAACAAATTGAGCTGGCACAGTAAGTTCACACCCAGCTATCTGGGTCCTGTCAAGTGTGCGACGTATGGATCACAGCAGCCTCAGAGCTTGCAGTACCTGTTCTGGTCATGGGGAGTGGTGTCAGTCACCTGAAGTCAGTGGTGGCTGTTCCCAGAGCCACCTGAGGCACACCATCAAGGTGTTGTTAGTCACACTTATCGGTCCGGTGGAGCACTGACAGCAGCCGCTTGTCTTAGTGATGGCATTTTTCGTCAGAAACTGCCCGCCAGAGCCAGTAGTCTTGTCAGGCAGCCACCACCTGGTTACCCATTGTTTGTCTGCAGTGGCCCTCTTGCTCACCTCAGATACCAGAACTGACAGGATTTATACCAAGAGTGTAAGAAGTACTTTAGGcatgaaatgtttttaagttcttttgtacaggtaaaaataaaatcaagctgTAAGAGATGACTGAAGCAGGTGTTTCAAGTCAGTTACCACGGCACATTTTCACTGTTCCCTGCAGGTGGAGCAGTATGTTGGTGAAATTAAAGGTGGCCTGAGACCAGCCATGAAACTCACGGTCATCGGGTTGGTACACGCCAACCCCAAGAGGTAGGTGAAGGGGCTGGTGGGGGCTTCACCCCTGCCATACGTGCTCCTGCCTGTCTTCTAAATTCAAATGATTTCTTGAGGGTCTGTGCTTTTCAGGAGCAAGAAAGTCATATAGTTTCATAATTCTTAGCTCGATTTAATTTTCCTGCTCTTGGATTGAGATTAAAAGGGTGAGAAAGGATTCACTGTTTGGACTTCCTGACTGCCAGCGCTTTCTACTCCTTGCCCTTATTAAATGTGAACCGGAGGGGGCACGCAAGGGGTATTTCTCCTCCAGGAAGAAGTGCAGTTTTGAACCCTCATCTCAGTTGTCTGCTGGGGGCTGGAATCAACCCCATTTGAAAACCAGTGGTTTTGGCACAGGAGGTGCAGGTTTATTGCTGTGTTTAGTCTGGATGACAGCAACTGTGCTGTAATTACACTATTCACTACACTGTATTACACTACAGTGATCAACTGCAGTGCAGGCAACACTGGTGAAAAGTTTTCCATAACCTCTTTTAGGATACAATTGGAATTGGCTCACCCACAAATGTGTTTGATTCCAGTCACAAGAGAGGGAAAGCAATATCAGAAATCACTAGCATCCTACTGGAAACCAGAGGAGAAACAAAGACTGGCCTGTGCTCAcccttttctgcagcttttaagCCTGTGCACAATCTCTGTAGGAGTCCCATGTTTCAGTCTAAGAAACCAATACCTTTCTCTAGTCTTTATAGGCTTCTGATGTGCTTACCACATCCTTCCACATTTCTGAAAGTCCCagtcatttaaatgtttttttcagcttttcagtgaCGCTGCTCTGTGATCCAGTGGATGCAAACAAAGATGTTGGGCTGTTATTTACAGTTAATTTTAGTGACAAATCCATCACCCGAAATGCACGAATTGCTGGGaaatggggaagagaagagaagactattCCCTACTTCCCATTTACAGCAGGCGACACATTTAAGGTAATTTCTGGGGTACCATGATTAGGGTGGAGAAAATGTggggagaaaggctgaaggCTGGGTATGACCTCAAATAGCTAACTATTGAAATTGACAGGTTATCTAATCTAGCATGGCACAGAGAGCAAGAGTTCAAGCCCCAGTGGGAGAGAGCCATTCATTTCTCTAGTCTTGGTGAGAGAACTCACTCTAAGGAGCTTTACAGTATAATCTCAGCAGAGAGTAGGTTATCTATTAGGGGCATTTCAGAAGAACCGGTAGACTTTGTGCTTCACTACTGCCATCACATGGGGTTCTAAGTCCATGCTGGTGAAATCAGCTCTTCTGCTTGTGTCTAACACCATCCCCCATCCTTTTCCATTGCAGATGGAGCTCTTATGTGAGCACCAGCAAATACGAGTCTTGCTTGATGGACGGCAGCTCTGTGACTTCACTCACCGCATTCAGCCCCTGAACCTGGTGAAAGCTCTGCAGATCACAGGGGACATCAAGCTTACCAAAGTGgcttgaaaaaaagaagaccACAGTATCACCAGAGGAAAGAGGCAAATGCACTTTATTCTGTCTGagaaatgttttatctttttctcctgGCTGAGCCTAGAGAGTGGGAACTGtatctttttaatttgctgATGTGTTTAAAACATacactttttttctcatatGCACTCGGCAATTACAGAGCTGTGGCTGGTCCAGATAAATCTGAGGGCCTTTGCTGAGATACTCTCTTGGCCTCCCAAACTGCAAGATTTATGATGCTGTGCAGTATCTCACATCCTTACAGTCCCCTAACCCTCCAGACGTGCCAGCTGGTGGAGGTCAGTCCTCTGCAGTGGGGTGGCTGTTATCCTTGTGACAAGAATTGGGTATGCAGGTGGTGGGACtgggaaaagagaagcagaagattTCCTTCTAAGTGAATAAGGGACTCTGGTGGGCCCTGGCAAGGCTCATGTTATCACGAGAGAATTGCTTTTCCTGGAAGCTCTGCTCAGTCAGCACAAACCCATTTGTGCTTCCCAGTAGAGAGCAACCAGTAGAGAGCCTTACCACCATCCCTCTCTCTTGCAGGTAGTGTTCTCGTGAATTGAAAGGTTTCAACAGCTGTGGATTTCACAGTCTTCTCTGGACCAGCCCTAGGAAATGGTATCTGTAGCTGCAACTATATCACCTATTCTTGTATCAAATTAAAACTGCATCTTTGCTGGCAAACTTGTTTACCAGCTCtgttaaatatttgaatatatgTAAATGTTGTGCTGTTATTTCATTGCTGTAGATTTAGAAAAAAGTCCTAAATACATGGCTATTCTAATACATATATAAGCATATACCATAGCTGCTGCCTTTGGTTCTGTTATAATTGGTTGGTTATAACAAAGGATGAAGGAGAAAGTCTCTAGAttaagagacttttttttcagtacataacttgaagaacaaaaaatgtGCAAAGAGGTCATTCTGCAGATAGAGGGTTATCAAATTCCTCTGTGACTACAGGGAAGATATATAGCAGGCTGTCTTCAGAGGTCTCTTGGAGGGTCTGCAGAGTCTGGTTGTCAGATAGAGGTACTCAGATAACATGAGGAATTTTATGAAGATATAAAGTATATCAGCAGGCTTGTTGGGTGCTTTAATCATCTCATACATTCCATTCTACCCTCTGGTGTTATGGAGAATGTCTCAGTTTCTATATAAATCTAAATTTACAGTGTATGAAAccagtgaaaaacattggcacccaagtgatcttctcttccattttgccagttcgagggaagggagcagccagaaacaggcgcataatgtatatcaactcctggctacgtggctggtgccaccgtgaggggtttggcttttatgacaatggggtgttcttcaatgatgACAACATGCTGGGGAGagatggaatccatctgtctaaaaggggtaagggaatcttcagcagtaggctggctgacttggtgaggtgggctttaaactgaaggacttggggggtgggatccattgcaaaaatgctcacaccagcatgtccaacgggggagtaagtcaggccaagcagtgtggtgacaaaggttccttagctgtttcccaagaggtgaaacagaagagtaatcacctcaagtgtatgtacacaaatgcacacagtctAGGCAACAAACGGGAGGAACTGGCGCTCCGTGCCCACTCGGAAGGGCacgacatcataggagtaactgaaacatggtgggacacctcAAACGACTGGAGGATTGCCATGGACAGTTACAGGCcctttcgtaaggacaggcagggtagaagaggtggaggagttgcactctacatcaaggaacaccttgaatgtatcgaagtcaactatggtgattgtgactgctctatcgaatgtCTCTGGGTTAAGGTCAAAGGGgttgtctccaagcaggacctcacagtgggcatctgaTAGCAacctcctaaccatgatgaTGAAGCTGACAaagcgatatttggggcactaaagcaagcttctggccaacagaacctggtcctgatgggtgatttcaactacccagacatctgctagAAGAACgatacggcagctcgcatgtcatgcaccaagttcctggaatatAGAGGATCGAATccctcagctgggagggattcgatgggaagcttccatggaagacaaaggagctagtgagagctgggactTCTTCAggaactctctattggaagcacaaaggcAATTTATCCcctgcaaaggaaagggaagtaagcagagcaagaggcccccttggctcaaccatgacctcctgggtctactcaaatccacAAGGGAAGCAtagcagagatggagaagtggaggactatctgtcgagagctacaagggcattgccagagcatgcagagatgcagttagaaaagcaaaagcccagcttgtattgaaactggctgtagatgtcaacaataacaagaaaggtttcttcagacatgtcaaccataagcagaaaaagaaggaaaacataggcccactgttaaacagaaaaggagagtcaatcaccaatgatgcagaaaaggcagaggtcctcaacagtgtcttcacctctgtctttaccagcactgttgggtcccaggctttgggaaggagattgccggttgatccaaacactgacccaccatcagtgaaggaagagttagtacatgaattactacaggagcttgacccctacaaatcaatgggccctgacgccatccacctgagggtggtGACAGAGATGGCTGACATccttgcaaggccactctccattaTCTTTGATAAGTCATagagaacgggggatgtcccagaggactggaagaaggcaaatgttacccctatctacaagaaaagctcgagggaggatccgggtaactataggcccatcagccttacttcattCCCTGGGAAAGTcatggaacgaatcctcctgggggccatcacaagtcaaatgaagcacgtgattgggaaaagccaacatggcttcactaaaggcagattgtgcttgacaaacgTGGTGGCCTCCTACAACAAAGTGAgttgcctggttgacatggggcaggcgatggatattgtctacctggacttctccaaggcctttgatacagtcccccacagtctcctcctggagaaatgaatgcgttatggcctagacaagtggtctgtgcagtgggtggggacctggctgacaggccgcacccaaagggtggtggtaaatagctccttttccaagcggcaacctgtcacaagtggagtcccccagggatcagtattgggcccaatgttattcaacatctttgtaagtgatctggataacggcatcaagtgtagcctgatgacatttgcaggtgacaccaaactgagtggggaagcagacactccagaagggagagctgctctgcaggaagatctggataggctggaagagtgggccagcaagaaccttatgaagttcaacaaggagaagcgtaaggtcatgcacctgggaaaacataatgcaGGAGCGCAGcacggactgggatgcacctggctggagagcagctctgtgggaagggacctgggggtcctggtggacagaaagctcaatatgagtgaacagtggctgctgtggccaagaaggccaacaggatgctgggttgcatcaaaaagggcatcaccagcagagacagagaagtcattatcccactctactcagcgctggtcaggccacacctggactACTGTGTACcgttctggtcccctctatacaaaaaggatgtggccaggctggaaggggtccagagaagggccaccaagatgatccaaggactgggaagctgccatacgaggataggctgggagaactgggcttgttcagccttgagaaaaggaggcttagaggggatctcattaTCATGTACCAGTATTTAAGGggaagctacaaagaagacggagactccctttttacatggagtcacatggagaggacaagggggaatggacacaagttgctcttggggagattccgattggacaccagagggcaatttttcacagtgttcacagtgaggacagtcaaccattggaatgatctccccagggaagtagttgacttggccacgttggacaccttcaagagtcgtctggacagggtgctgggccatcttgtctagactgtgctcttcctagagaggttggactagatgatccctgaggtcctttccaacctgtgtgattctgtgatatactCACACTGCCCTCTGAGAAAAATCATGTCTAAACAGCACAGCAGATTCAACTGCACTGaactttttcttacatttagaAATATCTAAGTGAAGTTTACTAGGCaaataatggaaaatttaatggcttaaaatagaaaaagcagaagtcagaacTGCAATTAGAGTTCGCAGTCCCAATGGTGCTCCACATAAATGGACTTACGGTGATAATCAAGAGGAAAAGCCTTGCTTTTATGGCTGAGTAATGTCTTCCAATATATTCAGCACCAGCAATTGTCTAGAATAACTGCCACTGGTCCAATTTGATACTCAGAATCCTGTACTGCTACAGGCCATTACCAGCACAAGAATAACCTATGTACTGGAGAGGAGGGGGCTTTGGTCATTTCCAGCCTAAGAGAGAACCAAATGGTGGAGCagatggatggacagacagacccctggtttgttttgcaaTAGTGATTATCCTGGCAGCTGGACTGTGGCTTAGCACAAGACTCTTGTGGTATACCAAGAAAGGCAGCTTCAGACACAAGGACCTTTCATGACTTCAATTCAGTCAGTCTTAACTAATTAAATTTATAAGCCCCTTCATAAAGCGGAAGGGAGAAAGACATTTCTGCTTTAGAATAAAGCACAACCTGGATCTGTCAGATATAGACTGAATACTTGTACAAAAGAgttcttttcttccatcttgGAGTATTATATCTCATTGTTTTCTTGTAAGGCCCCATTTTTCTGTATCCACCTTGGTTAGATGAGAGATGTTAGATAAGTTCTTGGTGGGGAGTTATTCTGGATCTACATGAATCCTAGGCACCTAGGATGCTGTTATGCCAGGAATTGCTAGGTGCTATAGGTatacaaataacaaaaatagaCTATCTAAGGGAAAAACAACACTCCCAGACAATGGGAGCAGGAAACGTGGTCACAAAAGTGACTTGTCATTTGGCATGGAGGCCACCTTACTCATGTCAGTGGTTTGATTGCCTCGATCCACTGTGCTCGctctgtcttggagctggccTGGATATAATAATGAACGTCATTTTTGGTGATGACTTTGAAGAGGTTGCCTTGCACATTGCCCTTCActcctgcagaggaaaaaaaatgacatatCAGGAAGGTGCACAGAGAAATGCTTTGTGGCAAACATGAAGCTTCataaggaaaattttaatttagtgAATTAGGGTATCAGACCTTTCCATTTTATCATGGATAAGACATCTAAAGCTCTTTTGTCTTTGATTTCCCTTCTGCAGAAGTCTGTACTGTAGTACAGACATCCCTCACATAAACTGTATGAACTACTGTGTACTATGCTTCATATATAAAATAGCTGCTGTTTAGATGGAGAACCTTACTTGAGTTATACAATGGAGGGATGGACTCCCTACCAGTTTGTGTAGCAGATTAGATTTGGTCCCACCCATCTTCGTGTTCCTCTTAGCAGAGAGCTCTATTGTTCATCTTGGCCCCCCACCCTTGACCATATCTTTTTCAGAccctgtcttttttctttagaaagatgCTCCGTATTCAAGCATCTTTCCACACATTGTGCTTACTGtcataaaataaattgctttacCAGCAGAAACACTTACATGTGAAGCTGAGGTTCTAGACAAATGCCTAAGCTAAGCCTATTCACTAGCAAAACTGGTTTTTGTGTTCTTGTCCTTATGTCTTCCCTACATTTGGGTTCTAACAgatcaaaaaggaaaaggtaacaGCATAAGTAGAgaggacacaaaaaaaaaaagggtggcaTCAGGGGATGCCTCAAGACTTTGAATTAAACAACATCCAAAAAGAAGGTGTTTCCTCTTTGTCTGTTACCTCTGGAATATTAATCAGTGTTTTAGGACTGTCTCAGAGGTCATCTGACTGAGAAAAGCCCATGAAAAGGGGAACACCCAAGATATGTGGAAATAACGCTAAAAAAATCCCCTCTGGTGTGAAAAACCCAGCAATATGGGGATTTTTCTATCACACACCCCTTCCCTTTCTTGCAAGGGGCGAGGAAAGGGCACAGCCTACTTGTGCATACAGAcagccacacacacaaactcACACCCAAAGACTGTATTGCTATggcataaatatatatgtatggaaGTTGAGAGGCTCATGCTTACCTGCTGGGACTCCGTTGTCCTCCAGAGCTGAGACAAGACAGCCACGAAGAGAAAATCCACCTACTggcctgttttcttcctgcaaagaaaaaggaaatgaggcTTAGCTGGAAAATATAATCATTAGAATAATTTCACATAGCacatcatttatttttgtgaaggTGGATATGTACTGCCAGTCcttccagaaataaaacaccCACGTCACAAGAGAAATCAATTAGGACATGTAATTAAATGCATTACTATGTTGTTTCAGTCTCAGATGTTTCTCTGATGCAGCTGGGAATGGTGGAGATCGAGGGTAGGCTAACAATCACATTTCGAGCTTACGTATAGTCTTATCCATAATAacccatattaaaaaaaaaaaaattctgcaagtTTTTAGCTTCTCACTGAGACTGTATGGGAAAAATGTGACTGTTCTCACTAGTAGGCTGGCTCTCTTGTCTGATCTTCAGTCCTGCAGTTGGAGTTTATAGCATTACAAGGGTGAATTGCAGTGCAAAAAGAACCCACAAAGAAACAGGCAACAAAAAATGAACCAGCTCCATAAGCTCTTTTCACTGTTgtgttgtttgtgttttctttgaaagtcACATAGAGCATTTCTATACATGTTCTTTTAGCAATCTGTTGGGTGTTGTGGTACCCCATACATCTGGCTGATGGCCCCACATGTCTTTCTAGGTTGCTCATATTGATTATTATGTCCATTAAGATAAATTCTACTATTCCCTGAGCAAGTTTAAAACTGAGTAGCAGAAATTCTTATAAATACTTTGGCATCAAGAAGACCCTGTTCAATGTTGGTATAAGAATGTAATAAAATCTCAGTAGCAGTATGACCCTCAAGCAGTGGGATGTCAGCCCAGAAAGATCACAGCCCAGGAAGAATCCCTGTGGGAGCATGGTCCCAGCCTGTGTGTTTACAGCAAAAGACCAGTCCCAAGAAAACTGCTACCCCTCGGCTAAGGAAGAGGAATCTCACTGGGAGAAAGACAGGAGGGGAGATGCAGGAATAGAGAATCTACAAGGACAAGCTCCTAGGGTAAAGCCAGTGAGGCCTTATTCCCCAGGAAATGGAGAGAGGAACCCGGAAGGAGATCTTGGTGAGAGAAACATTACAGTGTAGTTGTATTTTCATATAATGTTTATGTCTGAAAGAGGATTTCTGGGGGAGTAACTCCCTGCTCACATACCTTAGTGGGGTCATAGTAGTGCAAAAAAGCAGGATCAGCTCTTAAAACAAATCGTCTCACCTTCCAGTTTTTCCTCTTGTGcccctgcaaaaccagaagaattCCAAGTTACCACCAGAAAATACCTCTTGCAATGGCCAttttgctgcaggctgcaggggaaaccTAAGTAGGTATTGAAATAAGAGGTTTTGGagccaaaagagaaaaatgttttctgacacCTTTGTAACTCCCAGGACTTTCTGTTTAACAACCTTCTTCATGCATTGATa from Phalacrocorax aristotelis chromosome 9, bGulAri2.1, whole genome shotgun sequence includes the following:
- the LOC142061761 gene encoding galectin-related protein A-like isoform X1, with protein sequence MMEERYPKVSYQVEQYVGEIKGGLRPAMKLTVIGLVHANPKSFSVTLLCDPVDANKDVGLLFTVNFSDKSITRNARIAGKWGREEKTIPYFPFTAGDTFKMELLCEHQQIRVLLDGRQLCDFTHRIQPLNLVKALQITGDIKLTKVA
- the LOC142061761 gene encoding galectin-related protein A-like isoform X2; translation: MMEERYPKVEQYVGEIKGGLRPAMKLTVIGLVHANPKSFSVTLLCDPVDANKDVGLLFTVNFSDKSITRNARIAGKWGREEKTIPYFPFTAGDTFKMELLCEHQQIRVLLDGRQLCDFTHRIQPLNLVKALQITGDIKLTKVA